From Pristiophorus japonicus isolate sPriJap1 chromosome 7, sPriJap1.hap1, whole genome shotgun sequence, one genomic window encodes:
- the kcns3a gene encoding potassium voltage-gated channel subfamily S member 3a — protein MVYRQMFERTAADHELININVGGFKQRVNQDTLLRFPHTRLGKLLNCDTEEAILELCDDYNVMDKEYYFDRNPCLFRYVLNFYYTGKLHVMEELCAFSFSQEIEYWGINELFIDSCCSNRYQERKEDVVDRDWEQQSAESIDSSFEELSALDKDLDKFNDTWCGKVRKNVWIRLENPGHSLSAKILAVFSLSVVLTSIVAMCIHSMHEFQQFDADDKEIVDPALEGLEIACVIWFTVEFILRFAVTPCLKKFFKNPLNIIDFVSILPFYFTLAVETMDEDSEELENVGKVIQILRLMRIFRILKLARHSVGLRSLGATLRHSYHEVGLLLLFLTVGISIFSVLVYSVEKDETESGLHSIPMSWWWATISMTTVGYGDTYPVTLLGKLIGSVCIICGILVVALPITIIFNKFSKYYRKHKMADMGRCNAELAEDCSDLPYMNIRDIYAKNMHSFIASISSMVSTSASDHSTIDASSIQDLETVPKTTTFENCSPK, from the coding sequence ATGGTTTACAGGCAGATGTTCGAAAGGACTGCAGCTGATCACGAACTTATCAACATAAACGTGGGAGGATTCAAGCAGAGAGTCAACCAGGATACCCTGCTACGGTTTCCTCACACCAGGTTAGGAAAACTACTGAACTGTGACACTGAGGAGGCTATTTTAGAGCTCTGTGATGATTACAATGTTATGGACAAGGAATATTACTTTGATCGGAATCCCTGCTTGTTCCGGTACGTTTTGAACTTCTACTACACTGGAAAACTGCATGTCATGGAAGAGCTCTGTGCATTTTCTTTCAGCCAAGAGATCGAGTACTGGGGGATTAATGAACTTTTCATTGACTCCTGCTGCAGCAACCGGTACCAAGAGAGGAAGGAGGACGTTGTGGATAGAGATTGGGAGCAGCAAAGCGCCGAGAGTATTGATTCTTCCTTTGAGGAACTGTCAGCCTTGGATAAAGATTTGGATAAATTTAACGACACTTGGTGTGGAAAAGTAAGGAAGAATGTGTGGATCAGGTTAGAGAATCCTGGGCACTCACTCTCGGCCAAAATCTTGGCCGTTTTTTCTTTAAGTGTGGTCCTTACATCCATTGTGGCTATGTGTATTCACAGCATGCATGAGTTCCAACAATTTGATGCGGATGATAAGGAGATAGTTGATCCTGCACTAGAAGGACTGGAGATCGCGTGTGTTATCTGGTTCACCGTGGAGTTCATTTTGAGGTTCGCGGTCACACCATGTCTAAAGAAATTCTTCAAAAACCCCTTGAATATAATTGATTTTGTTTCAATTCTACCTTTCTACTTCACACTGGCCGTGGAGACAATGGATGAGGACAGCGAGGAATTAGAAAACGTGGGTAAAGTGATTCAAATCCTACGACTAATGAGGATATTCCGTATCCTGAAACTGGCCAGGCACTCAGTTGGGCTGCGGTCATTGGGAGCCACACTCAGGCACAGCTACCACGAAGTTGGGCTCTTGCTCTTGTTCTTGACAGTTGGGATCTCCATATTCTCTGTCCTTGTTTATTCTGTTGAAAAAGATGAAACAGAGTCAGGGCTTCATAGTATTCCTATGAGCTGGTGGTGGGCAACCATTAGTATGACTACAGTTGGGTATGGGGACACATACCCCGTCACTCTATTAGGAAAACTCATAGGAAGCGTCTGCATTATATGTGGGATTTTGGTAGTCGCTCTCCCCATTACTATAATTTTCAATAAATTTTCAAAGTACTATAGGAAGCATAAAATGGCAGACATGGGTCGTTGCAATGCAGAACTTGCAGAAGATTGTTCTGATTTACCTTACATGAACATTCGAGACATATATGCTAAAAATATGCACTCTTTCATAGCTAGTATCTCTTCCATGGTTAGCACCAGTGCCAGTGATCACAGCACCATAGATGCCTCTAGCATCCAAGACCTTGAAACTGTTCCTAAAACCACAACATTTGAGAACTGTTCACCAAAATAG